gcaaaccactacttatcacactccccataatgcaccacaacctactcctgatccCCAAAATCAACCAATGCCCACCCTTATACCCAAGttcccggagtccaccaaagtAATTCGATATATGTGAAAACGTTATCCCATACTCCGCAACAagccctatacatacccgaatcgaTTGAAAAAGACCTGCTCATTAAGAACATGgcggaggaactcaagaagctcactggTAGAGTTCAGaatgttgaagttggtaaaggCATTGAAGGTCTAAACTATAAGGACCTATGTATCCTCCCAAGATCGAAATGTTCTATGGGACTGGTGATCCGAAAGTGCAtctgagaacatattgtgacaaacttgtaggagtAGACAAGAATGAACAAATATATATGAAGCTGTTCATGCGAAGCCTCACAGGAGATgctttgtcttggtacatcagtcaagaCCCGAAGAAGTGGGTTAGTTGGGTAAGCATGCCATCAGACTTTATGGACAGATTCAAATTCAACATAGAAAACGCGCCAgatgttttctacattcaaaacctcaagaagaagccaacagaaaccttccgcgagtacgctactcgttggagatcagaaACCGTGAAAGTAAGGCcatcacttgaagaagaacaaatgaataagttcttcgtcagagctcaagacCCAAAATATTATGAAAGGTTAATAGTTATTGAAAATAACAAATTTTCCGACATCATCAAGATagaagaaagaatagaagaagggattaaGAGTGGGATGGTAACCAACTTCGAGGCGCTGCAGGCCACGAACAAAGCTTTGTAATTGGGAGgtattttgaaaaagaaagaagtaggtgccgTAATGGTAGCCCAGGGTCCCAAGTCTCCtatcacataccaaacacctccacccacataccaaCACTCATCCCCCAGATGCCAACAACTTGCTACAACATATCATGCCTATAAACCCCAATTGCCCAACCTAGAGACCAGCTGTACGAGAGGCTGAAGGCTGCTGGTTACGTCACTCCCATTCCTGCCGTTGCTATGGATAATTCTTCCCAGTGGATCAACCCGAACAAGATatgtgcctatcattcaggcatgaagggtcataccattaaTGAGTGCCGCACACTAAAAGATAAAATTCAGACATTGTTCGACACTAAGatcatacaggcaaaggaagcTGCACCAAATGTTCATAATAATCCTCTCCCGCATCACAtaggtgagggagtgaatgtgatagggacagatgaagaatgggactcggaGGGGTCAATAGGACTCATTCGAGAGAGAGATGCTCCTAAAACGTCTCCAGTTATCCTCACGCCGGTTGTGGTCCAAACCCAGGCACCGTTTGATGTTGAGGTATCTACACCCTTCACCATTATGGTAGCTCCCATACCATCCTACCAGTCTGATGCCATCCTATGGGACTATGTTGCAGAAAcaaggagaaaaggaaaagcaaaaatagaGGAAACAGGGGCAacacaaggtatgactagaactggacGAGGTTACACACCTGAGAACCTGGGAGGAACAAGTAAGGAAGCTGCATCTAAGCCGCCTATTGTCGATACTCGCAAtgatgatctttggaggaaggtGCAAGCAAGAGAGTACTCTATCGTTGACCACTTGAACAAAACTAccgctcagatatccatcttgtcACTGCTGTAAAACTCAAACACACATAAgaatgctttgatgaaggtgttgagtgaagcttatgtacccaccaacatcactagtggggagatAGCTAACATGTCCGGACAGGTATTGGAGAGTCATAGAATCACCTTTCATGAAGATGAATTAGCACCAGAAGGATTGAGTCACAATAGGGCAATACACATCACAGAGcgatttgaggataagttcattgccaaggtactgatagatgggggttcaagtctcaacatatGCCCATTGACTCCTAAGAAGAGAttaggtaaaggcctgcacgagatacggatgggaagcatgaacgtgaaagcatttgatggatctcagagagcTACCATTGGAGAGATCAACCTCAGTCTACAGATGGGCCTGACTTGGTTTGATGTCGAGTTTCAGgtgctagatatatctgctacttacgacttattattgggacgaccatggatataTGCTGCTGGTGCAGTACCCTGCATCAGGCTGTGAAATTTGAGTGgaatcaggaggtgatcattcatggagatagaagtaaccccatctacaccaatcagGCTGTTCCAGTCATAGAAAACAGAAAGAAGctaggtggagaaacataccatcgcattgagtgagtcaacgcaattgaaaaggaccgatggtggagcaacaagatagaaagaataCTGCTATGGACAAGGTATGAACCCGGCATGGGTCTCGGCAAaaatctccaagggatcaccaaacccgtACAACCACAGCATCATAGCACGAATTTTGGACTCGGATATGAATACACATGGCAGGAGTAACGGGATTGGTCACCACCATAGTGTGGTCCTTATTATCCACTAGAACAACCGGTACCAcctctgcaccagacattccatcaagctgacatgatgtggggatccAAGGAAGATGATGTTTTAGCGGGCATGAGGAAGCTGTTTCTAGACGAAGAGGATATGGACTGTAGTgcaatagttgaggaggaggaggaggaagaccttactatTCAGACCGTGGAAAAAGGaactgttctcaagaactggactgctgcaccatcccgggccccTCGAGTTCCTAGGcagcctggcaaattagcatgaattactttAAAAAAATAGTTTTGAGAATTTTagacatttttcagtattttgttttgaaataattgctcgaatcatcgagccgtacttgttgaccttttaagattttattaatgcattattgctttttgtatttattattattatttatatattttttttccaacATTATTGTTacatatcccgatgaacctatgattgtgacatgtaatgagacaacgcgacatatggatagtgattcagaggatctggaataTGATATAATACGTGTGGAAAtcatcagagaagtggaaaactttaaaaacaaaccaaagtctaatttggaggaaactgagaccgttaacttaggggattccgaaatggtcaaggaaacacgtataagcattcatctatcacctcAGAGAAGGAAAAGTATATCCGATTCCTAAAAGAATATGAAGATATCTTTGCATAGTTCTAAGACGATCtgactggtttgagcacatcTATAGTTGCTCACAAGCTACCCActaatcccatgtgtccaccggtaaagcagaagctcagaaagttcaagtcggatatgagtttgaagataaaagaggaggtcaccaagcaaatcaaagcgaaggttctcagagtggtcgaatacccgacttggttggccaacattgtgctAGTTTCGAAGAATGAcgggaaagttagagtatgtgttgATTACCGAGatctaaatagagcaagttccaaagatgatttcccgttacccaatatacacatactgattgacaaaggatgaactccaatcctttgtggattatTTTGCAGGAtaccatcagatctggatggatgaagaggatgctgaAAAGACGACCTTCATCACACCGTGGGGGATATaatgttacaaaatgatgtcgtttaGTTTGAAGAACACTGGAGCtacctacatgagagccatgacaaccatcttccatgacatgatacgtaaggaaatagaggtgtacgtggatgacgttatcatcaaatctaaaaggagttcatATCATATAGCAGACCTGAAGAAGTTTTTCGACCggcttcgaaaatacaatttgaagttgaatcctgcaaaatgtgcctttgGAGTCCCTACGGGAAAATTGTTATGATTCATCGTTAGTCGCCAATGGATTGAGttggacccatcaaaggtcaaagcTATCCAAGACCTACCACCTTCgcagaataagaaagatgtgttGAGTTTTTtagggcgtctcaattacatcagccgcttcatagcacatTCAACTGTGATATGTAAGCCAATATTCAGGATGCCGAGGAAAGATGCTGCAataagttggactgaagaatgccagaaagccttcgacaaaatcaaggagtatttatctaaaccacctgttctggtcccaccagaaccaggaAGGCCTCTGCTGCTTTATTTGTCCATATTGGATGGAGCTTTTGGTTGTGTTTTGGGACAACATAATGAAACTAGAAGAAAggagcaggcgatatattatctgagcaagaaattCACGCCTTACGAAGCCCGGTACTCTTTGCTGGAACACACCTGCTATGCTCTGACGTGGATAGCTCAGAAAGTGAGCATTATTTCTGTGCAttcactacatatctcatatcaaggctggatccgctaaaatacatctttcagaaacccatgcctacgggtatgTTAGCAAAGTGGCAAATACTGTTGAGCGAGTTTGACATCATCTTTGTAAttcagaaggcagtcaaagggcaagcattggcagatcatCTGGCAAAACATCCCGTAGacagagaatacgaaccattgaaaatgtattttcccgatgaggaggtatcatttgtaggagaagatatcaccaagGCGTATGATGTTT
This region of Nicotiana tomentosiformis chromosome 4, ASM39032v3, whole genome shotgun sequence genomic DNA includes:
- the LOC138909897 gene encoding uncharacterized protein, which codes for MAEELKKLTGRVQNVEVGKGIEGVDKNEQIYMKLFMRSLTGDALSWYISQDPKKWVSWVSMPSDFMDRFKFNIENAPDVFYIQNLKKKPTETFREYATRWRSETVKVRPSLEEEQMNKFFVRAQDPKYYERLIVIENNKFSDIIKIEERIEEGIKSGMVTNFEALQATNKAL